A genomic window from bacterium includes:
- a CDS encoding type II toxin-antitoxin system RelE/ParE family toxin yields the protein MNSTRPRPPRRATIRQACDIIFDVMWSVEVEPEVEQWIESLAVREFALVLAAVERLAEGGSRLRFPASRPLGDGLFELRIDLARTARRITFYFADDRRIVLLTTFRKQKQNERTEVRRARRAMRRCVAEGHAVEEE from the coding sequence GTGAACAGTACGCGACCGCGGCCGCCGAGGCGAGCAACGATCCGTCAAGCGTGTGATATCATTTTTGATGTCATGTGGTCGGTGGAGGTCGAACCGGAAGTCGAGCAATGGATCGAATCGCTCGCCGTGAGGGAGTTTGCACTAGTGCTGGCGGCCGTCGAGCGACTCGCCGAGGGCGGCAGCCGGCTTCGGTTCCCGGCTTCGCGTCCGCTGGGCGACGGCCTCTTCGAGTTGCGGATCGATCTCGCCCGTACAGCGCGACGGATCACGTTCTACTTTGCGGACGACAGGCGGATCGTGCTCTTGACAACGTTCCGCAAGCAGAAGCAGAACGAGCGCACCGAAGTCCGGCGCGCTCGGAGGGCGATGCGCCGATGCGTCGCTGAAGGACACGCAGTCGAGGAGGAATGA
- a CDS encoding helix-turn-helix transcriptional regulator, with translation MARPTIEEIRDMRLDAMSDDERAEFDAALAAARLALEVGEQVRDAREAAGLTQRQLATRMATSQAAVARLEAGGTSATLATLQKVAAALDMTITVNLAPAH, from the coding sequence ATGGCGCGCCCAACGATTGAAGAGATTCGAGATATGCGACTCGACGCGATGAGCGATGACGAGCGCGCCGAGTTCGACGCGGCGCTCGCGGCGGCCCGACTGGCTCTGGAGGTCGGGGAGCAGGTCCGCGATGCGCGAGAAGCTGCGGGCCTGACTCAGCGACAACTGGCGACTCGCATGGCCACGAGCCAGGCGGCGGTAGCCCGCCTCGAGGCCGGCGGCACGAGCGCAACGCTCGCCACGCTTCAAAAAGTCGCCGCAGCGCTCGACATGACGATCACGGTCAACCTGGCTCCGGCGCACTGA
- a CDS encoding site-specific DNA-methyltransferase gives MSGRPAKTSVPRESEIYCGDAFDLIGKLPESSVDLIVTSPPYWCQRVYEGQEDHNWAVQDAWRREGESLDVAPPYDWYRANGGMLGLEPTPDWYVAHLAEWFDRARPVLKADGNVWVNIGDTYFARWASIRPGGRQGLGGTRRVRRRTPMGDYRQEKQLLMVPARFAILMQGRRWILRNDLIWSKPNVPPRPERDRLRLTHEHLFHFVRRPSEGRAAYFYDLDEVEPGARDVVTVNARSGAHGHSATFPPEVIRPRVLSSSPVGGVVLDPFCGTGRALTIAAAHGRTAIGFESAESFAEVAARDLASVISTRLRGSA, from the coding sequence ATGAGTGGCCGGCCCGCGAAAACCTCGGTGCCCCGAGAGTCGGAGATCTACTGCGGCGATGCATTCGATCTGATTGGGAAGCTGCCCGAGTCGTCGGTGGACTTGATCGTGACGAGCCCGCCGTATTGGTGTCAGCGCGTGTACGAGGGGCAGGAGGATCACAACTGGGCGGTTCAGGATGCGTGGCGGCGCGAGGGCGAGTCGCTTGATGTTGCCCCTCCGTATGACTGGTACCGCGCTAACGGCGGCATGTTGGGTCTTGAACCGACGCCTGACTGGTACGTGGCTCACCTGGCCGAGTGGTTCGACCGGGCACGCCCTGTCCTAAAGGCCGACGGGAACGTCTGGGTCAACATCGGCGACACCTACTTCGCGCGTTGGGCGAGCATCCGCCCCGGGGGCCGGCAAGGCCTCGGCGGCACGCGCCGGGTCAGACGGCGCACGCCGATGGGGGACTACCGGCAGGAGAAGCAGTTGCTGATGGTGCCGGCGCGGTTCGCGATCTTGATGCAGGGTCGTCGCTGGATTCTGCGGAACGATCTCATCTGGTCGAAGCCGAATGTTCCGCCCCGGCCCGAGAGGGATCGCCTCCGGCTGACCCACGAGCACCTGTTTCACTTCGTTCGCCGGCCGAGCGAGGGTCGGGCCGCTTACTTCTATGACCTGGACGAAGTCGAGCCCGGCGCCCGTGACGTGGTGACCGTCAACGCTCGCTCGGGGGCGCACGGACACTCGGCGACGTTCCCGCCGGAGGTGATTCGCCCCCGCGTCCTGTCGTCGTCGCCGGTCGGCGGTGTGGTCCTCGACCCGTTCTGCGGCACCGGACGTGCGCTCACGATCGCAGCCGCGCATGGGCGAACCGCGATCGGCTTCGAGTCGGCCGAATCGTTCGCGGAAGTTGCCGCGCGGGATCTGGCAAGCGTGATCAGCACTCGACTTCGTGGCTCGGCGTAG
- a CDS encoding type II toxin-antitoxin system PemK/MazF family toxin, translating into MSEPRRGEIWWGEMEDVGRRPFLVMSRSSAIPVLNGVLAAPVTRTVRNIPTEVRLGPEDGLRTECAAGFDNLRVVPKAFLTERICELGALRTDEACAALRVAVDC; encoded by the coding sequence GTGAGTGAGCCGCGCCGTGGCGAGATCTGGTGGGGTGAGATGGAGGACGTCGGAAGGCGCCCGTTCCTGGTGATGAGTCGGTCGTCGGCGATCCCGGTGCTGAACGGCGTTCTGGCGGCACCGGTCACCCGCACGGTCAGGAACATCCCGACCGAGGTGCGACTGGGGCCCGAAGACGGCCTGCGGACCGAGTGCGCCGCTGGCTTCGACAACCTTCGCGTGGTTCCGAAGGCGTTCCTCACCGAGCGAATCTGTGAGTTGGGTGCTCTGCGTACCGACGAGGCGTGTGCGGCGTTGCGTGTCGCAGTGGACTGCTGA
- a CDS encoding ribbon-helix-helix domain-containing protein codes for MGSERTEQVAVRLPTSLLSTVDDLVSVGVYPSRAALVRAGIEELAAKERARMLDAEIAEGYRRFPQTDGDKRAAAASLRDAILEEPW; via the coding sequence GTGGGATCCGAACGGACCGAGCAGGTCGCGGTCAGATTGCCGACCTCGCTGCTGTCGACTGTCGACGACTTGGTGAGCGTCGGCGTCTACCCCAGCCGCGCGGCGCTCGTTCGAGCCGGAATCGAGGAGCTGGCTGCGAAGGAGCGGGCCCGGATGCTGGACGCCGAGATCGCCGAGGGCTACCGACGGTTTCCCCAGACCGACGGCGACAAGCGCGCAGCGGCGGCATCGCTGCGCGATGCGATCCTGGAGGAACCGTGGTGA
- a CDS encoding type II toxin-antitoxin system Phd/YefM family antitoxin gives MTSGPALTRTIPAGEFKAKCLKLMDEVNETGATIVITKRGRPVSRLVPVEREGRGISGILPEFGDFVDDPSETVIGPEDVRALEAGWDAGRSPSARLGA, from the coding sequence ATGACAAGCGGACCTGCGTTGACGAGGACCATACCGGCCGGGGAGTTCAAGGCGAAGTGCCTCAAGCTCATGGACGAGGTGAACGAGACGGGCGCGACCATCGTCATCACCAAGCGGGGCCGACCGGTATCCCGGCTCGTACCCGTCGAGCGCGAGGGGAGAGGGATCAGCGGGATCCTCCCGGAGTTCGGTGACTTCGTGGACGATCCCTCCGAGACCGTCATCGGCCCCGAGGACGTGCGGGCGCTGGAAGCGGGCTGGGATGCCGGCCGGTCGCCCTCCGCGCGTCTTGGCGCATGA
- a CDS encoding WhiB family transcriptional regulator, whose product MRAACRGPQSAVFFPPTVAEAKEERSERERRAKAICAQCTVITECLEYALRIREPHGIWGGLNEQERRRLL is encoded by the coding sequence ATGCGGGCGGCCTGCAGAGGCCCCCAGTCGGCGGTGTTCTTCCCGCCGACGGTGGCGGAGGCGAAAGAAGAGAGATCCGAGCGCGAGCGCCGCGCCAAGGCCATCTGTGCCCAGTGCACGGTGATCACCGAGTGTCTGGAGTACGCCCTGCGGATCCGCGAGCCCCACGGCATCTGGGGCGGCCTCAACGAGCAGGAGCGCCGCCGGCTCCTCTGA
- a CDS encoding STAS domain-containing protein → MFEVQVEVAEDHTVCRPIGELDAYTVGDFREALNGVDETARLVVDLSGVPFMDSAGLGALIGGIRRVRDGGGTISVLCDRPAITRLLHTTGFDRIVPMVETMQAALEALGPVDDS, encoded by the coding sequence GTGTTCGAGGTTCAGGTGGAAGTCGCGGAGGACCACACCGTCTGCCGGCCGATCGGCGAACTGGACGCCTACACCGTCGGCGACTTCCGCGAGGCCCTCAACGGCGTCGACGAGACGGCTCGCCTGGTGGTGGATCTGAGCGGCGTCCCGTTCATGGACTCTGCCGGTCTCGGGGCTCTCATCGGGGGCATCCGGCGGGTGCGCGACGGCGGAGGCACGATCTCGGTGCTCTGCGATCGACCTGCGATCACCCGACTGCTGCACACGACCGGCTTCGACCGGATCGTTCCGATGGTGGAGACCATGCAGGCGGCCCTCGAGGCGCTCGGTCCCGTCGACGATTCCTGA
- a CDS encoding response regulator, translating to MADVLLATDADWTFDEVAGALADDDTRVSRVRSGRDLLAVTEELQPELVIVDLQIGSMGGMASCLELRAESDAGRLRYQKVLMLLDRSADVFLARRARADGWLIKPLNAFRLRRGRAALAEGGTFYESAS from the coding sequence ATGGCCGACGTGCTGCTGGCAACCGACGCCGATTGGACGTTCGACGAGGTTGCCGGCGCTCTCGCCGACGATGACACCCGCGTCAGCCGGGTTCGCTCGGGACGGGACTTGCTGGCCGTCACCGAGGAGTTGCAGCCCGAGTTGGTGATCGTGGACCTGCAGATCGGCAGCATGGGCGGAATGGCGTCGTGCCTGGAACTGCGGGCCGAGAGTGATGCCGGTCGGCTGCGGTACCAGAAGGTGTTGATGCTGCTGGACCGGTCCGCGGACGTGTTCCTGGCCCGGCGGGCGCGCGCCGACGGTTGGTTGATCAAACCCCTCAACGCCTTCCGCCTGCGCCGGGGGCGAGCCGCCCTCGCCGAGGGTGGGACCTTCTACGAGAGCGCCAGCTGA
- a CDS encoding oxygenase MpaB family protein, with the protein MNLLATLRNRLAWSIRTVLSGSGSRKFAPTPGAPTLLPVGGAAWLVHAEASMMVGGIRALLLQSLHPVAMQGVGEHSDFRADPLGRLRRTVFFLGTTTYCALPEAEAAIEAVRRVHLSVSGVTPDGRDYRADDPDLLAWVHATEVDSFLEAFLRFGRPRRRRRMLAPNLPERTAVAAAVGPIPMADLADRYVAEMATVAERLGITEPPRSRAELAAVIDGFGPVVAATDLSTEAVYFLRRFPLPPLARLAYAVLFWAAAGSLPRWAQELHGLRCGPLRRGLARPAARAMLGVMGWALRNAPDPEESPQQPPVT; encoded by the coding sequence ATGAACCTCCTCGCCACTTTGCGGAACCGCTTGGCGTGGTCGATCCGCACGGTGCTGTCCGGCAGCGGATCCCGCAAGTTCGCCCCCACCCCCGGGGCGCCGACGCTGCTGCCGGTCGGCGGGGCGGCGTGGCTGGTGCACGCCGAGGCCTCGATGATGGTGGGCGGCATCCGGGCGCTGCTGCTGCAGTCACTGCACCCCGTTGCCATGCAGGGCGTCGGCGAGCACTCGGACTTCCGCGCCGACCCGCTGGGACGGCTGCGGCGCACCGTGTTCTTCCTGGGCACCACCACGTACTGCGCTCTCCCGGAGGCCGAGGCGGCCATCGAGGCGGTCCGGCGGGTGCACCTGAGCGTGTCGGGGGTGACGCCCGACGGTCGTGACTACCGGGCCGACGACCCCGACCTGCTGGCCTGGGTGCACGCCACCGAGGTGGACAGCTTCCTGGAGGCGTTCCTGCGGTTCGGCCGCCCGCGGCGCCGCCGCCGGATGCTGGCCCCCAACCTGCCGGAGCGAACCGCCGTCGCGGCCGCCGTCGGGCCGATCCCGATGGCCGATCTGGCAGACCGCTACGTGGCGGAGATGGCCACGGTGGCCGAACGCCTGGGGATCACCGAGCCGCCTCGCAGCCGGGCCGAGCTGGCGGCGGTGATCGACGGTTTCGGGCCGGTGGTGGCGGCCACCGACCTGAGCACCGAGGCCGTCTACTTCCTGCGCCGGTTCCCGCTGCCGCCGCTGGCGCGGCTGGCCTACGCGGTGCTGTTCTGGGCGGCGGCCGGCAGCCTGCCCCGCTGGGCCCAGGAGCTGCACGGCCTGCGCTGCGGGCCGCTGCGCCGCGGCCTGGCGCGACCGGCGGCCCGCGCCATGCTGGGTGTCATGGGCTGGGCTCTGCGCAACGCCCCCGATCCGGAGGAGTCGCCGCAACAGCCGCCGGTAACCTGA
- a CDS encoding aspartate-semialdehyde dehydrogenase produces the protein MEIAVVGATGQVGGVMRALLAERAFPLQRVRFMASARSAGRHLAFNGSEVAVEDAEAADYSTTDIALFSAGKTTSRALAPRVAQAGATVIDNSSAWRMDPDVPLVVPEVNAAALAHRPKGIIANPNCTTMVAMPVLRPLHEAAGLRRLVISSYQAASGAGRAGVSALAAQIAAPGEAAAGLAFDPQAAEVPGDGPFGASLAYNVLPVCGGAVDDGSGETDEEQKLRNESRKILGIPDLAVSATCVRVPTFTGHALSVNAEFEQPLDPTQAGELLAAAPGVVLDDLPTPLGATGIDETLVGRIRRDPTVPNGLALFVVGDNLRKGAALNAVQIAEELLTESS, from the coding sequence ATGGAGATTGCCGTCGTCGGTGCCACTGGCCAGGTGGGGGGCGTGATGCGCGCCCTGCTGGCCGAGCGCGCCTTCCCGCTGCAACGGGTGCGGTTCATGGCGTCGGCCCGCTCAGCCGGGCGCCACCTGGCGTTCAACGGTTCAGAGGTTGCCGTGGAGGACGCCGAGGCCGCCGACTACTCCACGACCGACATCGCCCTCTTCTCGGCCGGCAAGACCACCTCGCGGGCCCTGGCGCCGCGGGTGGCGCAGGCCGGGGCCACCGTCATCGACAACTCCTCGGCCTGGCGGATGGACCCCGACGTGCCGCTGGTGGTGCCGGAGGTGAACGCCGCCGCCCTGGCGCACCGCCCGAAGGGCATCATCGCCAACCCCAACTGCACGACCATGGTGGCGATGCCGGTCCTGCGGCCCCTGCACGAGGCCGCCGGTCTGCGGCGCCTAGTGATCAGCAGTTACCAGGCCGCCTCTGGTGCCGGGCGGGCCGGCGTCAGCGCCCTAGCGGCCCAGATCGCCGCGCCCGGTGAGGCTGCGGCGGGGCTGGCCTTCGACCCGCAGGCCGCCGAGGTGCCCGGCGACGGACCGTTCGGGGCGTCGCTGGCCTACAACGTGCTGCCGGTCTGCGGCGGGGCCGTCGACGACGGCAGCGGCGAGACCGACGAGGAGCAGAAGCTGCGCAACGAGAGCCGCAAGATCCTGGGTATTCCCGACTTGGCCGTCTCGGCAACCTGCGTGCGGGTGCCGACCTTCACCGGCCACGCCCTGTCCGTCAACGCCGAGTTCGAGCAACCGCTCGACCCCACCCAGGCCGGCGAGCTGCTGGCCGCCGCACCCGGCGTGGTACTGGACGACCTTCCCACGCCATTGGGGGCCACCGGCATCGACGAGACCCTCGTGGGACGCATCCGGCGCGATCCCACCGTGCCGAACGGGCTGGCGCTGTTCGTGGTGGGCGACAACCTCCGCAAGGGTGCGGCGCTGAACGCCGTGCAGATCGCCGAGGAACTGCTGACCGAGTCCAGCTGA
- a CDS encoding DUF4143 domain-containing protein: MEAWPAEFITGPRAVGKTTTAMRHARSVLRLDVEAERGIVLDDPDAAIRDGPFPLLIDEWQHAPGVLGAVKRAVDAAPRPPGRYLLTGSARNDLHVGQWPLTGRVLTTQLWPLTGRERFGDATAPSLFERWDSDLRFALPPERPDVLGYVDIALDGGFPGALAAARAGARDDWMRTYVDVAVTRDLGEFAAGNGRRRSPEPLRRCLTAFALHTSGVVPDTALAQAAGLDRRTTLSYHEMLTVLRLTADVPAWHSNRLKRLTSMPKRYMTDTGLAAWLMGVDRESLRRDSDARGRIIDTYVAAQLRAEVSAAAGRAQMFHLRTQSGEHEIDLVVEFGRRLAAFEIKTASAPSARDARHIAWLRDRIPPERFAGGVVFHTGPHRYSLGDRIEAVPIAGLWG; encoded by the coding sequence ATGGAGGCATGGCCGGCGGAGTTCATCACGGGGCCGCGCGCGGTCGGCAAGACGACCACAGCGATGCGACACGCTCGGTCGGTGCTACGCCTAGACGTCGAGGCGGAGCGGGGAATCGTCCTCGACGATCCCGACGCGGCCATCCGTGACGGCCCGTTCCCGCTGCTGATCGACGAGTGGCAGCACGCCCCCGGCGTGCTCGGGGCCGTGAAGAGGGCGGTCGACGCCGCGCCGAGGCCGCCGGGGCGGTACCTGCTCACCGGATCGGCCCGCAACGACCTCCATGTGGGCCAGTGGCCGCTGACAGGTCGTGTCCTGACCACGCAGCTGTGGCCGCTGACGGGCCGTGAGCGCTTCGGCGACGCTACCGCTCCATCACTGTTCGAGCGCTGGGACAGCGACCTGCGCTTCGCCCTGCCGCCCGAGCGCCCCGATGTGCTCGGCTACGTCGACATCGCCCTCGACGGCGGATTCCCCGGTGCGCTGGCGGCCGCCCGAGCCGGTGCCCGCGACGACTGGATGCGAACCTACGTCGACGTGGCAGTGACCCGCGACCTCGGCGAGTTCGCAGCCGGCAACGGCAGGCGACGCAGCCCCGAGCCCCTGCGACGCTGCCTCACCGCGTTCGCGTTGCATACGTCCGGGGTCGTTCCGGACACCGCGCTGGCACAGGCCGCCGGCCTGGATCGCCGCACGACACTCAGCTACCACGAGATGCTGACCGTGCTGCGCCTCACAGCCGACGTGCCCGCGTGGCACTCGAACCGGCTCAAGCGGCTCACCTCGATGCCGAAGCGATACATGACCGATACCGGGCTGGCAGCCTGGCTGATGGGAGTCGACCGCGAGAGCCTTCGGCGCGACAGCGACGCCAGAGGGCGGATCATCGACACCTACGTGGCCGCACAGCTTCGCGCCGAGGTGTCAGCGGCCGCCGGCCGCGCCCAGATGTTCCATCTCCGCACCCAGAGCGGCGAGCACGAGATCGACCTGGTCGTGGAGTTCGGGCGCCGGCTGGCCGCGTTCGAGATCAAGACGGCGAGCGCGCCGAGCGCCCGCGACGCCCGCCACATCGCCTGGCTGCGCGACCGGATCCCGCCCGAGCGGTTCGCCGGCGGGGTCGTCTTCCACACCGGCCCGCACCGCTACAGCCTGGGAGACCGGATCGAAGCCGTGCCGATCGCCGGACTCTGGGGTTGA
- a CDS encoding RidA family protein translates to MAKQPITSASAPQPSGAYSQGIAAGGFVFLSGQGPFTPDGEVPEGGFGAQARQVFANLAAVAEAAGGSLADAVRVGVYLDDMADFAEMNAIYREAFPEPLPARTTIQTPLPGFGIEVDVVLHLGD, encoded by the coding sequence ATGGCGAAGCAGCCGATCACCAGTGCGTCCGCGCCCCAGCCTTCGGGGGCCTACTCGCAGGGCATCGCCGCCGGCGGGTTCGTGTTCCTGTCGGGGCAGGGGCCGTTCACGCCCGACGGCGAGGTGCCCGAGGGCGGCTTCGGCGCCCAGGCGCGGCAGGTCTTCGCCAACCTGGCGGCGGTGGCCGAGGCGGCCGGGGGTTCGCTGGCCGATGCCGTGCGGGTGGGCGTCTACCTGGACGACATGGCGGATTTCGCCGAGATGAACGCCATCTACCGCGAGGCGTTCCCCGAGCCGCTGCCGGCGCGCACCACTATCCAGACGCCGCTGCCGGGATTCGGCATCGAGGTGGACGTCGTCCTGCACCTCGGCGACTGA